In Sphingomonas sp. R1, a single genomic region encodes these proteins:
- a CDS encoding serine hydrolase domain-containing protein translates to MILALALAAATPLAAKVDAVAAKAGLAGVVLVARGGKVLVEKGYGTVRPDGGPRHNPKAQWRLASITKQVTAVAVMRMVARGDLALDGPATDVPALRGVTVRMMLTHHSGLADPDDTPAGEGGMPSFYQAAGQNIGYCLSKPGAPNAEFRYNNCDYLLLGERLEAGEGAEGARDNALWPGHFARPWEMGVPGFVHGKPEPRVNLATFGTAGGLIGTLRDVFRFDRALMTGALLPPAARAELWKPEGGRSYQALGQWVFPGQLKGCAAPKRIVQRDGEIGGVQTRNYILPDDDLVVVVFTNRSAEDFSFGEVWQQSGFAYDLLSAAACG, encoded by the coding sequence ATGATCCTCGCGCTGGCCCTCGCCGCAGCCACGCCGCTCGCCGCCAAGGTCGATGCAGTGGCGGCCAAGGCCGGGCTGGCGGGGGTGGTGCTCGTCGCCCGGGGGGGCAAGGTCCTCGTCGAAAAGGGCTATGGCACGGTGCGGCCGGACGGCGGCCCGCGGCACAACCCCAAGGCACAATGGCGACTCGCGTCGATCACCAAGCAGGTCACCGCCGTCGCCGTGATGCGCATGGTGGCGCGCGGCGACCTGGCGCTCGACGGACCAGCGACGGACGTCCCCGCACTTCGGGGCGTCACCGTGCGAATGATGCTCACGCATCACAGCGGCCTCGCCGATCCGGACGACACGCCGGCCGGCGAAGGCGGCATGCCCAGTTTCTATCAGGCCGCCGGGCAGAATATCGGCTATTGCCTGTCCAAGCCGGGCGCACCCAATGCCGAGTTTCGCTACAACAACTGCGATTATCTGCTGCTCGGCGAGCGGCTGGAAGCGGGGGAGGGTGCGGAAGGGGCCCGTGACAACGCGCTTTGGCCCGGCCATTTCGCACGGCCGTGGGAGATGGGCGTCCCTGGGTTCGTCCATGGCAAGCCCGAACCGCGGGTGAACCTTGCGACCTTCGGCACGGCCGGCGGGTTGATCGGTACGCTTCGCGACGTGTTCCGCTTCGATCGCGCGCTGATGACCGGCGCACTGCTGCCGCCGGCTGCGCGCGCCGAGCTGTGGAAGCCCGAAGGCGGGCGCAGCTACCAGGCACTCGGGCAGTGGGTGTTTCCGGGCCAGCTGAAAGGCTGCGCGGCGCCCAAGCGCATCGTCCAGCGCGACGGCGAGATCGGCGGCGTCCAGACCCGCAACTATATCCTCCCCGACGACGATCTGGTCGTCGTGGTCTTCACCAATCGCAGCGCCGAGGATTTCAGCTTCGGCGAAGTGTGGCAGCAATCGGGATTTGCCTATGACCTACTCAGTGCGGCGGCCTGTGGATGA
- the pyrE gene encoding orotate phosphoribosyltransferase gives MTGDAILDEFRDAGALLEGHFILSSGLRSPVFLQKMRIFEDPVRTERVCSALGKLIRETFGEVDIVVSPAIGGIIPGYETARALGCKAVFVEREDGAFQLRRGFEIPEGARVVMVEDIVTTGLSSRECIAAIQQHPGTLLGAACIVDRSNGKAEVGVPLIALTKLDVPAYPADQLPPELAAIPAIKPGSRAIA, from the coding sequence TTGACCGGAGACGCCATCCTCGACGAATTTCGCGACGCAGGCGCGTTGCTTGAGGGGCATTTTATCCTGTCTTCGGGTTTGCGCTCTCCCGTATTTCTCCAGAAGATGCGGATTTTCGAGGATCCGGTGCGCACCGAGCGGGTGTGCAGCGCGCTGGGCAAGCTGATTCGCGAGACCTTCGGCGAGGTCGACATCGTCGTATCCCCCGCAATCGGCGGGATAATCCCGGGCTATGAGACGGCCCGCGCACTGGGCTGCAAGGCGGTGTTCGTCGAGCGCGAGGACGGCGCGTTCCAGCTGCGCCGCGGCTTCGAGATTCCCGAAGGTGCACGTGTCGTGATGGTCGAGGACATCGTCACCACCGGCCTGTCCTCGCGCGAGTGCATCGCCGCGATCCAGCAGCACCCCGGCACACTGCTGGGCGCGGCCTGCATCGTCGACCGCTCGAACGGCAAGGCGGAGGTCGGCGTGCCGCTGATCGCGCTGACCAAGCTCGACGTGCCCGCCTATCCGGCCGACCAGCTGCCGCCCGAACTGGCGGCGATCCCGGCGATCAAGCCGGGAAGCCGGGCGATCGCATGA
- the coxB gene encoding cytochrome c oxidase subunit II: MRSFLVPSILLAAGLAFASPGMAQPAAPAAPASSAAAAPAATAAPAAKVADPTLDAAGKPLHTAQPGVGEPVDKAYYLQQQVTPTGQEAHWFHNTILLPLITIISIFVLVLLVWVILRYRRAANPTPSRTSHNTAIEIVWTLAPVLILVAIAIPSIKLLAAQFKPAPKGAVTLKAIGNQWFWSYEYPDNGNIQLTANMLKEGDQVGKGQRYRTDADGPRLLATDQRVVLPVGVPIRLVTTATDVIHSWAMPAFWIKLDAIPGRLNETSFIIQKEGVYFGQCSELCGARHAYMPIAVEAVSPAKFAQWVASKGGTMPGATAEPASTTAMGNDATDDTANGAVEAAPTVNATATPAPSNKPATANPAGAGNTGN; encoded by the coding sequence ATGCGCAGTTTCTTGGTACCGTCGATCCTGCTGGCCGCTGGGCTGGCCTTCGCTTCCCCGGGAATGGCGCAACCCGCCGCCCCGGCCGCTCCTGCATCTTCTGCCGCCGCAGCGCCTGCCGCGACCGCGGCCCCGGCCGCGAAAGTTGCCGACCCGACTCTCGATGCCGCCGGCAAACCGCTCCACACCGCCCAGCCGGGGGTAGGCGAGCCGGTGGACAAGGCCTATTATCTCCAGCAACAGGTAACGCCGACGGGTCAGGAAGCGCACTGGTTCCACAACACCATCCTGCTTCCGTTGATCACGATCATCTCGATCTTCGTGCTGGTGCTCTTGGTGTGGGTGATCCTGCGCTACCGTCGCGCGGCCAACCCCACGCCGTCGCGTACCAGCCACAACACCGCGATCGAGATCGTCTGGACGCTTGCACCCGTCCTGATCCTCGTCGCGATCGCGATCCCCTCGATCAAGCTGCTCGCCGCGCAGTTCAAGCCGGCGCCCAAGGGCGCGGTGACGCTGAAGGCGATCGGCAACCAGTGGTTCTGGTCCTACGAGTACCCGGATAACGGCAATATCCAGCTGACCGCCAACATGCTCAAGGAAGGCGACCAGGTCGGTAAGGGCCAGCGCTATCGCACCGATGCCGATGGCCCCCGCCTGCTCGCGACCGACCAGCGCGTGGTGCTGCCGGTGGGCGTGCCGATCCGCCTCGTCACCACCGCGACCGACGTGATCCACAGCTGGGCGATGCCCGCTTTCTGGATCAAGCTCGATGCGATCCCGGGCCGCCTGAACGAGACGAGCTTCATCATCCAGAAGGAAGGCGTCTATTTCGGCCAGTGCTCCGAACTCTGCGGCGCACGCCACGCCTATATGCCGATCGCGGTGGAAGCAGTAAGCCCGGCGAAGTTCGCGCAGTGGGTCGCCTCGAAGGGCGGCACCATGCCGGGCGCCACCGCCGAGCCGGCCAGCACCACCGCCATGGGCAACGACGCAACCGACGACACCGCCAACGGCGCGGTGGAAGCCGCGCCCACCGTCAATGCCACCGCCACCCCGGCACCGTCCAACAAGCCTGCGACCGCGAACCCCGCCGGCGCCGGCAACACGGGCAACTGA
- the ctaD gene encoding cytochrome c oxidase subunit I produces MTDTALPYSAAHDHAHGEHDADHKPSFFARWFMSTNHKDIGTLYLIFAIIAGIIGGAISGIMRAELMEPGIQYLPWWVAKLHGEGTFDEAMHFWNVLITAHGLIMVFFMVMPAMIGGFGNWFVPIMIGAPDMAFPRMNNISFWLTVAGFILLMLSPFVGVGAGTGWTVYAPLSTYGEPGPSVDFAIFSLHLAGAASILGAINFITTIFNMRAPGMTLHKMPLFAWSVLVTAFLLLLALPVLAAAITMLITDRNFGTAFYDPQYGGDPVLYQHLFWFFGHPEVYIMILPGFGIISHIIATFSRKPVFGYLGMAYAMVAIGLVGFVVWAHHMFTTGLSVQVKMYFTAATMVIAVPTGVKIFSWIATMWGGSISFKTPMVWAIGFIFMFTVGGVTGVVLANGGVDDYMQDTYYVVAHFHYVLSLGAVFSLFAGFYYWFPKMTGKMYNEFLGQVHFWVFFAGVNLLFFPMHFLGLQGMPRRIPDYTDQYQYWNHTATVGYMIMAAGMAVFFVNILYSLFAGKKAEANPWGEGATTLEWTLSSPPPFHQFETLPKID; encoded by the coding sequence ATGACCGATACCGCGCTCCCCTATTCCGCCGCGCACGACCATGCGCATGGCGAGCATGACGCCGATCACAAGCCCAGCTTCTTCGCGCGCTGGTTCATGTCCACCAACCACAAGGACATCGGCACGCTCTACCTGATCTTCGCGATCATCGCCGGGATCATCGGCGGCGCGATCTCGGGCATCATGCGCGCCGAGCTGATGGAACCGGGCATCCAGTATCTCCCCTGGTGGGTCGCCAAGCTGCACGGCGAAGGCACGTTCGACGAGGCGATGCACTTCTGGAACGTGCTGATCACCGCCCACGGACTGATCATGGTGTTCTTCATGGTCATGCCGGCGATGATCGGCGGCTTCGGCAACTGGTTCGTGCCCATCATGATCGGTGCGCCGGACATGGCCTTCCCGCGGATGAACAACATCTCGTTCTGGCTGACCGTGGCGGGCTTCATCCTGCTGATGCTCTCGCCCTTTGTAGGGGTGGGGGCAGGCACCGGCTGGACGGTCTATGCGCCGCTCTCCACCTATGGCGAGCCGGGGCCGTCGGTCGATTTCGCGATCTTCTCGCTCCACCTGGCGGGCGCGGCGTCGATCCTCGGCGCGATCAATTTCATCACGACGATCTTCAACATGCGCGCGCCGGGCATGACGCTGCACAAGATGCCGCTGTTCGCCTGGTCGGTGCTGGTCACCGCCTTCCTGCTGCTGCTCGCGCTGCCGGTGCTCGCCGCGGCGATCACCATGCTGATCACCGATCGCAACTTCGGCACTGCGTTCTACGATCCGCAGTACGGCGGCGATCCGGTGCTCTACCAGCACCTGTTCTGGTTCTTCGGCCACCCCGAAGTGTACATCATGATCCTGCCGGGCTTCGGCATCATCAGCCACATCATCGCGACGTTCAGCCGCAAGCCGGTGTTCGGCTATCTCGGCATGGCCTATGCGATGGTCGCCATCGGCCTAGTTGGCTTCGTCGTCTGGGCGCACCACATGTTCACCACCGGCCTTTCGGTGCAGGTGAAGATGTACTTCACCGCCGCCACCATGGTGATCGCGGTGCCGACCGGCGTGAAGATCTTCTCCTGGATCGCGACGATGTGGGGCGGCTCGATCAGCTTCAAGACCCCGATGGTCTGGGCGATCGGCTTCATCTTCATGTTCACCGTCGGCGGCGTGACCGGCGTCGTTCTCGCCAATGGCGGCGTCGACGACTATATGCAGGACACCTACTACGTCGTCGCCCACTTCCACTATGTGCTGTCGCTCGGCGCGGTATTCAGCCTGTTCGCGGGCTTCTACTACTGGTTCCCGAAGATGACGGGCAAGATGTACAACGAGTTCCTCGGCCAGGTGCACTTCTGGGTGTTCTTTGCCGGCGTGAACCTGCTGTTCTTCCCGATGCACTTCCTGGGCCTGCAGGGCATGCCGCGCCGCATTCCCGACTATACGGACCAGTATCAATACTGGAACCATACCGCGACCGTGGGCTACATGATCATGGCGGCGGGCATGGCGGTGTTCTTCGTGAACATCCTCTACTCGCTCTTCGCCGGCAAGAAGGCGGAAGCAAATCCCTGGGGCGAAGGCGCGACCACGCTGGAATGGACGCTGTCCAGCCCTCCGCCCTTCCACCAGTTCGAGACGCTGCCCAAGATCGACTGA
- a CDS encoding heme o synthase, producing MMSATNANPALPADWRDFLALTKPRVMTLVVFTGLCGMLAAPVPIHPVLGFTAILCIALGAGAAGALNQWYEADLDAKMKRTQGRPLPAGRMDRQSALHFGVGLAAFSLVLMYFAINLVATLILAVSILFYVFVYTIWLKRRTPQNIVIGGAAGAFPPLIGWAAATGDVATLPLLLFALIFLWTPPHFWALALFVKTDYANAGVPMLPVVSGERTTRIQIGLYTLPMIVAAAAPWPLGLTGMVYGLTAAVMSGIFLAMAVQVATRRTEADAEGGDRMIPEKRLFKFSILYLFVLFGALVIDRWVG from the coding sequence ATGATGTCCGCGACCAACGCCAATCCCGCACTGCCCGCCGATTGGCGCGATTTCCTTGCCCTTACCAAGCCTCGGGTGATGACGCTGGTCGTCTTCACCGGACTGTGCGGCATGCTCGCCGCGCCGGTGCCGATTCATCCGGTGCTAGGCTTCACCGCCATTCTGTGCATCGCGCTCGGCGCCGGTGCCGCCGGCGCGCTCAACCAATGGTATGAGGCCGATCTCGACGCCAAGATGAAGCGCACCCAGGGCCGGCCGCTGCCGGCCGGCCGGATGGACCGCCAGTCCGCGCTGCATTTCGGCGTGGGGCTGGCAGCGTTCAGCCTGGTGCTGATGTATTTCGCGATCAACCTGGTCGCGACGCTGATCCTGGCCGTCTCCATCCTGTTCTACGTGTTCGTCTACACGATCTGGCTCAAGCGCCGAACGCCGCAGAACATCGTGATCGGCGGCGCCGCCGGCGCCTTTCCGCCGCTGATCGGCTGGGCGGCCGCCACCGGCGATGTCGCGACGCTGCCGCTCCTCCTGTTCGCGCTGATCTTCCTGTGGACGCCGCCGCACTTCTGGGCGCTCGCGCTGTTCGTGAAGACCGATTACGCCAATGCCGGCGTGCCGATGCTGCCGGTCGTCTCCGGCGAACGAACGACCCGGATCCAGATCGGCCTCTACACCCTGCCGATGATCGTCGCGGCCGCCGCACCTTGGCCGCTGGGGCTTACCGGCATGGTCTATGGCCTTACCGCCGCGGTGATGTCCGGCATCTTCCTCGCCATGGCCGTTCAGGTCGCGACGCGCCGCACCGAGGCCGATGCCGAGGGTGGGGACCGTATGATCCCGGAAAAGCGGCTGTTCAAATTCTCGATATTGTACCTGTTCGTGCTATTCGGTGCGCTGGTGATCGACAGGTGGGTGGGATGA
- a CDS encoding cytochrome c oxidase assembly protein yields MRISRNLRVGLMGAVLVCGMTGLGFAAVPLYRMFCEATGLNGTTQRGLRAPGATGQKITIAFDSNVSPKLPWKFAPERREDTIDIGGRDMAFFTATNTSTHPITGTATFNVTPAQAGKYFTKIQCFCFTQQTLQPGETVRMPVIFFVDPKILNDPDARDVQEITLSYTFYPVDSPKTPS; encoded by the coding sequence ATGAGGATCAGTCGCAACCTGCGCGTCGGCCTGATGGGTGCCGTGCTGGTGTGCGGCATGACCGGGCTCGGCTTTGCGGCCGTGCCGCTCTACCGCATGTTCTGCGAGGCGACGGGCCTGAACGGCACCACCCAGCGTGGCCTGCGGGCGCCCGGCGCGACGGGGCAGAAGATCACGATCGCGTTCGACAGCAATGTCAGCCCCAAGCTGCCCTGGAAGTTCGCCCCCGAACGCCGCGAGGACACGATCGACATCGGCGGCCGCGACATGGCGTTCTTCACGGCCACCAACACGTCGACTCATCCGATCACCGGCACGGCGACGTTCAACGTCACGCCCGCCCAGGCCGGCAAGTATTTCACCAAGATCCAGTGCTTCTGCTTTACCCAGCAGACGCTGCAGCCCGGCGAGACCGTGCGGATGCCGGTGATCTTCTTCGTCGACCCGAAAATTCTGAACGATCCCGACGCGCGCGACGTCCAGGAGATCACCTTGTCCTATACATTTTATCCAGTGGATTCGCCGAAGACACCAAGCTAG
- a CDS encoding cytochrome c oxidase subunit 3, with amino-acid sequence MAGAKNHQYHILPPSIWPLLGSLGGLILASGAVLWMHKMPNGLLVLTTGFALVLLTMFGWWGKVIQEAHAGDHTPIVQLHLRYGMILFIASEVMFFVGWFWAWFDFSLFPSTVEAVGGTWPPKGMEVLDAWQFPLLNTLILLCSGCTVTWAHHGLIHNERGGELKGLWGLIGVGENDSVKKGLWLTVILGATFSCFQAYEYMEAPFPFKAASEHGSSYGGAFFMATGFHGFHVIVGTIFLIVNLVRAYRGDFTPKQHFGFEAAAWYWHFVDVVWLFLFASIYVWGGWGAPVHAG; translated from the coding sequence ATGGCTGGAGCAAAGAACCACCAGTACCATATCCTGCCGCCGAGCATCTGGCCGCTACTCGGCTCGCTGGGCGGGCTCATTCTCGCTTCGGGTGCGGTGCTGTGGATGCACAAGATGCCCAACGGCCTGCTGGTGCTGACCACCGGCTTCGCGCTGGTGCTGCTCACCATGTTCGGCTGGTGGGGCAAGGTGATCCAGGAGGCGCATGCCGGCGATCACACGCCGATCGTCCAGCTCCACCTGCGCTACGGCATGATCCTGTTCATCGCTTCCGAGGTGATGTTCTTCGTCGGCTGGTTCTGGGCCTGGTTCGACTTTTCGCTCTTCCCCTCCACGGTCGAGGCGGTGGGCGGCACCTGGCCGCCCAAGGGCATGGAAGTGCTCGACGCCTGGCAGTTCCCGCTGCTCAACACGCTGATCCTGCTTTGCTCGGGCTGCACCGTCACCTGGGCGCATCACGGCCTGATCCACAATGAGCGCGGCGGCGAGTTGAAGGGCCTGTGGGGCCTGATCGGCGTGGGCGAGAATGACAGCGTGAAGAAGGGCCTGTGGCTCACCGTGATCCTGGGCGCGACCTTCAGCTGCTTTCAGGCCTATGAGTATATGGAGGCCCCCTTCCCCTTCAAGGCGGCGAGCGAGCATGGCTCCAGCTATGGCGGCGCCTTCTTCATGGCGACCGGCTTCCACGGCTTCCACGTCATCGTCGGCACGATCTTCCTGATCGTGAACCTGGTGCGCGCCTATCGCGGCGACTTCACGCCCAAGCAGCATTTCGGCTTCGAGGCGGCGGCGTGGTACTGGCATTTCGTCGACGTCGTCTGGCTGTTCCTGTTCGCGTCGATCTATGTCTGGGGCGGTTGGGGCGCGCCGGTCCACGCCGGCTGA
- a CDS encoding DUF983 domain-containing protein: MTERKPDPAGGGSATLPPPIASGLYGCCPRCGAKTLFRTFLAFADRCPACGLQFSDFNVGDGPVVFLTLGIGTLVTILALWLELSLSPPFWVHLLLWPVVTLAMVVGSLRIAKGLLLALEFRNRAHEGRIAED, from the coding sequence GTGACCGAACGCAAACCCGATCCCGCCGGGGGCGGCAGTGCCACGCTGCCGCCCCCGATCGCATCCGGCCTCTATGGCTGTTGCCCGCGCTGCGGCGCCAAGACCCTGTTCCGGACCTTCCTCGCCTTTGCCGATCGTTGCCCGGCGTGCGGATTGCAATTCTCCGACTTCAACGTCGGTGACGGGCCGGTGGTGTTCCTCACCCTCGGCATCGGCACGCTGGTGACGATCCTCGCACTATGGCTGGAATTGAGTCTCTCCCCGCCCTTCTGGGTGCATCTCCTGCTCTGGCCGGTGGTGACACTGGCGATGGTGGTGGGATCGCTGCGAATCGCGAAGGGACTGTTGCTGGCACTCGAATTTCGCAACCGGGCCCATGAGGGCCGGATCGCTGAGGACTGA
- a CDS encoding SURF1 family protein, translating into MRRMPLLPTLLVGLAVAAMIAMGFWQLDRRTQKQGALAVFAANTMQPTITIESGAADASLLFRHARSACQSVAGWARQGGRGVKGLQGWRQIATCRTHANATLLVDMGVTRDPMFRPHWPGGVVSGILTRAPDHRPLIASIFDGTPQPLMLVSDQAAPGLEPSTPPDIASVPNNHLAYAVQWFLFAGVAVIIYALALRLRARGAPQPGLR; encoded by the coding sequence ATGCGCCGGATGCCGCTGCTCCCTACCCTGCTGGTCGGCCTGGCAGTGGCGGCGATGATCGCGATGGGCTTCTGGCAGCTCGACCGGCGAACGCAGAAGCAGGGCGCGCTGGCGGTATTCGCGGCCAACACGATGCAGCCAACGATCACCATCGAGAGCGGTGCTGCCGATGCCTCGCTGCTGTTCCGTCATGCACGCTCCGCCTGCCAGTCGGTCGCCGGCTGGGCGCGGCAGGGCGGACGCGGAGTAAAGGGCCTGCAGGGCTGGCGCCAGATCGCCACCTGCCGCACCCATGCGAACGCCACGCTGCTGGTCGACATGGGTGTGACCCGCGATCCGATGTTCCGCCCGCACTGGCCCGGCGGCGTGGTAAGCGGCATCCTCACCCGCGCGCCCGACCATCGCCCGCTGATCGCGAGCATCTTCGACGGCACGCCCCAGCCGCTGATGCTGGTTTCCGACCAGGCCGCGCCGGGGCTGGAGCCGAGCACCCCGCCGGACATCGCCAGCGTGCCCAACAACCACCTCGCCTATGCGGTGCAGTGGTTCCTGTTCGCTGGGGTGGCGGTGATCATCTATGCGCTGGCGCTGCGTTTGCGGGCGCGGGGGGCGCCGCAGCCGGGGTTGCGATAA
- a CDS encoding rhodanese-related sulfurtransferase, translating into MTQVADDAALPIRVAALYQFTRFDDPTALQGPLATLCCSQGVKGTLLLAREGINGTIAGSDEAIAAVVAHVRALPGCAGADVKYSRAAAQPFYRMKVRLKREIVTMGQPDIDPLASVGTYVAPEDWNALIADPNTILIDTRNDYEVAAGTFRGAIDPHTQSFRDFPDWFRAHREELLGKGETPPKVAMFCTGGIRCEKSTAFLKSEGIEAVFHLKGGILNYLEKVPEAQSLWDGECFVFDQRVTVGHGLAPGSYELCHACRRPVSVEDRRSPRYEAGVSCAACYDERTDADRERYRERQRQESFAATRGEPHVGKVYPVEEEG; encoded by the coding sequence ATGACTCAGGTTGCGGACGATGCCGCGCTGCCGATCCGTGTGGCGGCGCTCTACCAATTTACCCGGTTCGACGATCCGACGGCGCTGCAGGGCCCGCTGGCGACGCTGTGCTGTTCGCAGGGCGTTAAGGGCACGCTGCTGCTGGCGCGAGAGGGGATCAACGGCACAATCGCGGGCAGCGACGAGGCCATCGCCGCGGTGGTCGCGCATGTCCGCGCGCTGCCCGGTTGTGCGGGCGCCGACGTCAAATATTCCCGCGCCGCCGCGCAGCCCTTCTACCGGATGAAGGTGCGCCTCAAGCGCGAGATCGTGACGATGGGCCAGCCGGACATCGATCCGCTGGCCAGCGTCGGCACCTATGTCGCGCCCGAGGACTGGAATGCGCTGATCGCCGATCCGAACACGATCCTGATCGACACGCGCAACGACTATGAGGTCGCCGCCGGCACCTTCCGCGGGGCGATCGACCCGCATACCCAGAGCTTCCGCGATTTCCCCGACTGGTTTCGCGCCCACCGCGAGGAACTGCTGGGGAAGGGCGAGACGCCGCCCAAGGTGGCGATGTTCTGCACCGGCGGCATCCGCTGCGAGAAATCGACCGCGTTCCTCAAGTCCGAGGGGATCGAGGCGGTGTTCCACCTCAAGGGCGGCATCCTCAACTATCTGGAGAAGGTGCCCGAGGCGCAGAGCCTGTGGGACGGCGAATGCTTCGTGTTCGACCAGCGGGTGACGGTGGGCCATGGCCTGGCGCCGGGCAGCTACGAACTCTGCCACGCCTGCCGCCGCCCGGTGAGCGTGGAGGATCGCCGCTCGCCGCGCTACGAGGCGGGGGTGAGCTGCGCGGCATGCTACGACGAGCGCACCGATGCGGATCGCGAGCGGTACCGGGAGCGCCAGCGGCAGGAAAGCTTCGCCGCGACGCGGGGCGAGCCGCATGTGGGGAAGGTGTATCCGGTGGAGGAGGAGGGCTGA
- a CDS encoding HesB/IscA family protein, translated as MTTATTPRQRPAALLLTPAAEARIAALMAKAPEGTVGVKLSTPRRGCSGLAYSVDYVAEAKPLDEKIETSGGTFFVDGASVLYLIGSTMDWVEDDFTAGFVFTNPNAKGTCGCGESFMV; from the coding sequence ATGACCACCGCGACCACCCCCCGTCAGCGCCCCGCCGCGCTGCTCCTCACCCCCGCCGCCGAGGCGCGCATTGCCGCGCTGATGGCGAAGGCGCCGGAAGGCACGGTCGGCGTCAAGCTCTCCACCCCGCGCCGCGGCTGCTCGGGCCTCGCCTATTCGGTCGATTATGTTGCCGAGGCCAAGCCGCTGGACGAGAAGATCGAGACCTCCGGTGGCACCTTTTTCGTCGACGGCGCCTCGGTGCTCTACCTGATCGGCTCGACGATGGACTGGGTGGAGGACGATTTCACCGCGGGCTTCGTTTTCACCAACCCCAACGCCAAGGGCACCTGCGGCTGCGGCGAAAGCTTCATGGTCTAA
- a CDS encoding SUF system Fe-S cluster assembly protein translates to MNEERRIVVEEVDAVEAPPKARVDEAIEPAAERKRDYLSGFLSQKPVEPGAGEPGGPLYEAVIEALKEIYDPEIPVNLYDLGLIYGVDITANGHAAITMTLTTPHCPVAESMPGEVELRVSAVPGIATADVNLVWDPPWDPQKMSDEAKLELGML, encoded by the coding sequence ATGAACGAAGAACGCAGGATCGTGGTGGAAGAGGTCGACGCCGTCGAGGCGCCGCCCAAGGCACGCGTCGACGAGGCGATCGAGCCCGCCGCCGAGCGCAAGCGCGACTATCTCTCCGGTTTTCTCTCGCAGAAGCCCGTGGAGCCCGGCGCGGGCGAGCCTGGCGGCCCGCTGTACGAGGCGGTGATCGAGGCGCTCAAGGAGATCTACGACCCCGAAATCCCGGTCAATCTCTACGATCTGGGGCTGATCTACGGCGTCGACATCACCGCGAACGGCCATGCCGCGATCACCATGACGCTGACCACGCCGCACTGCCCGGTGGCGGAATCGATGCCGGGCGAAGTCGAGCTCCGCGTGAGCGCGGTGCCGGGCATCGCGACGGCCGACGTCAATCTCGTCTGGGATCCGCCCTGGGACCCGCAGAAGATGAGCGACGAGGCCAAGCTGGAACTGGGAATGTTGTGA